The Bartonella sp. TP genomic sequence GAGATATCCTCTCTGTTTCAACTCCTCTATTAGCTCGCAAACCTTCTCCCGCTTTACCCGGAAGAATTTTAAAATATCTTCTAAGCTAAAATGTGGATTTTCAAACTCGGGCAATAAATACATTAAGATAATTTTAGCTGGGTCACTGAGATTTGATTGTCGAAAATCACTAGAACTAGTGGACGTGTTGTTGTATCTTTGTATCATTACCTAGCACTCCTTTAAATTGTCTACTAATAGAAAAGCTACTCTAGGTATAAAATCAAGTCAAGCAGCTAGTAAGAAAAATACAAAATTACTTTTAGGCTTGTAAACCCAAGTAAAGCAAGGCTTTTTTGTTAAATAACCTCATCACAAAAAAATAAATAAGTAACTCAAAAGGTGGTAATCTTATGGCTTTGACAAGAGGCGGCCCTCAATTTTTGCACAATTATTGTTCTATTTTTCAGCGTATTTATCAATGATTCTCTGTTGCGATTCAACGGTAAACATTGTAATCATGAATTTCGTTTTTTGTGTCATTAACTAATATTCCTACAAGTTACTATCAAACTCTGAGTCAATAGGCTAGCAAAAATTGTATGTGATTTTTTAGCAAAATATCTCAATAAATCACAGAAAATAAATAGGGCTATTCGACGCTGTTACCTCAGGGTAGGGAAGTAGTCTTCCTGCATGTTTAACTATTTCCCTACCCTAGGGAAGTAGTTGTCTATATATAATAACTAAGTACTGATATAATATTATTCATTACATTCATAATATTATAAAAATATATAAAAAGTTTGAAATTTAATAGATTTTACTTTTTTAGGTAGCTGTAGATCTTGAAATAGCTATATGATTAAATATTAGCTAATATTCAAAATAAGGCATCAAAATGAAGCAAGATGGAGGCCATATGAGTAATTCTCCACTATTCGCCAGAATTATATGCGGCAAATGGCGCTTATTTTGGATAGTGTCTACTGAGGCAATCTTACGAAGTAACAAACTTTAGCTACTATCACTATGTCTTTCGTTTTATTAACATCCAGTATTATTTTTTCAGACTCTGCATTAACAAAGCAATTATGTAGCTCTAGCTCGTGACTACTAGCTTTAAGATGAAGCCTGTAGAAGCTGCACTTAACCAAGCTGGTATTCGGCAGCGGTAGTTTAGTTAATACTATATCGTTATTCGATAAATCTGCAATATCGCCTTCTGTAATCGGCATACACATCGCTAAATCGCTTGGTTTGGCTAAATCTTTTTGTAGGGCAAATAATAATTTTACTGCGAAAAGTTTTTTATCGTACTTTGAATCAAATGAGCTTAAGGTGTTTTTCTTGATTTCCCAAATATCGCCAAAATTTTCTATCCATTCTTTATTGCTAAGCTGAAGCAGGATAGGAACACTTGATGTATTTTTTCGTAAAACCTTTTTAGTGGAACATTCAACCAAATCACTCGGAAACAGCAATTCTTGAGCAGTAACGCCCAAATGAGGTGCTATTCTCTCAGCCCATTCCTTTGTCAGCTTTCTCTTTCCAGCCTCTAATTTTCTTATTTGCCCATACGACGCTTCGACAAGTTTAGCCAATTGTACCTGGGTCAAATTATTAATTAATCTCAATTTTTTTAACGTAAGCATACTGTAAATCTATAAATAAAATTTATTAAAAAGCAAAAAGCTTATTGCGGCAATCTGACGAAATAGCAAACCTTAGCTTTTATAGTAATATTTTGCATATCCGTAACATCTAGCTTTATTTTATCCTCTTCTGCGTTAATAAAACAGTTCTGCAATTCTATTTCAGTACTTCCCGCTTTAAGATATAGCCAGTATAAACTGTATTTAGCCAAATTTGTGCTTGGTAAAGCTGTCTTGATCAAGATTATATCGTTATTAGCTAACTCAGAGATATCGCCTTGTGCTATAGGCACGCAAATTGCCAGCTCATTTAATCTTGCTAAACCATTCTGCAAATCCAGCAACAGCCTTACCGCAAACAATTTTTTGTCACTCTTCAAATCAAATGAGTTTAGATTACTATTTGCAAGCTCCTCAATATCCCCTAGATTCTCTATCCATTCTTTATTGCTTAACTGAAGCAGGATAGGCACACCTGATGTATTTTGCCCTAGAATGTTTTTTTTAGAATAGTTAGCTGAATCATCTGGAAACAGCAATTCTTGAGCAGTAACGCCCAAATGAGGCGCTATCCGCTCTGCCCATTCTTTTGTGAGTTTTCTACTACCTAATTCTAATCGGTTTATTTGCCCTTGCGTTGTACAAGCAAGCTTGGCCAACTGCCCCTGAGTTAAGTTATTAAGTAATCTCAATCGTTTTAATTTAAACATATTCCATACTTATAAATAAGATTTACTAAAAATCAAAAGCATTCCTGCTAGGAATTTTTTCTTGACTTATAAATTCCAATACTGTAATATTGATGGTATGAACAAATTACAACACTACATAAAAACCCAATGTATGTCGCAAAGTAAACTGGCGACAGCTATTGGGCTAAAGCAGAGCGCTATCAGTAAATACATACGCGGAGAAAGATTTCCTAGCCGTAACATCATTTTAAAAATAGAAAAGGCAACTGATGGATATGTTCGTCCTTCGGATTGGTACGTTGATAATACCGAACAACCATCCAAGGATGACATTGTTGCACAAAAAGGTGAAAGAAAGGTAAACGATGATTAAAAAGAACCATGTTTCTACAAATTATACCGTTCTTTCTAATACCATTACCAATTCTGAGCTGAGGTTATAGCAAAAGCTATGATGCAGTATTTACTTTCAAAGCCTGAAAACTGGGTGGTGAAGGTTTGGGACCTGCGCAAGAACCTACAAATAGGGCGCAACAAAACCTACAATACAATCACCGAATTAAAACAAGCTGGCTATATGGAGCATGTAATGAAGCGCTCTAAAAAAGGCTGGCTGAAATCCCATGATTACAATGTTTATAGCGAGCCACAGCAAAGAATTATCGACAAATACGCAGATAAAAAAGAGCCCATCATAGAAGCAGAAATTGAGGTGGTCACAATGTCAGAATGCGCAGAAACTACAACTTATCTTGGCACAGTTGAAGGCCATGAAATTATCCTTCAACCAGGCCAAGCAGGGCTAGACGTAATGTTAGAGCTGACGGAAACAGAAAATCTCTCGGAAGAGACCGTTGATAATATTGCCGAGTTATTAGCTTCGAAAGGCTTTGACCCAGATGAATGCTCTATCGGCGAAGGCGCATACACGCCAAGCAAAAAAGAAGAGCAGGCGTATTTTGAAAAGATATTCCTACCACAAATGTTTGAGCAATTTTGGCATACCTATCCGCTAAAAACGAATAAAGCCAAAGCCAAAGCAGCCTTTATTAAAGCTGGGAAAAAACACTCTATAGCAGAAATCCTTGAAGGCTTGGATAATTACATAGCGCATAAGCCAGATTATCAAGCCTGGATGCACCCAACAACATTCTTAAACGGAGAGAGGTGGAACGATGAATACACCAAAGGACACAAAGACTTCAAATTTAACAATAGCTCAGTCCACCCGCAAAGGCCTAAAAATATTGGAAACCTTATCGCAGATAGAATCCTTAAACTCGGAGAGCGCGGCTATAGCTGCGGATTTGATAAATAGAACGGTAGCGAGTCCAGCCCGGTCATATCTACGCGTATTTCGTGACGGACATGAGCCAACAACAAGAGAAAAAGACGCAATACTAAAGCGAGCCGCAGCTGTAGAAGAAATCCTAGCGCAAAAAGCAACGATCGAAGAAATAGCCAATGCTTTTCGAATGCTGTCAAGCGTAATGATACTAACAAGCGCATTAACTTAGGAGTCAGCAGAGGGATACGCATTATCATTAATTGGCTATTCTAGCTATACCATTAAGAAAATGATGTTTGATCATCTTAAAGGAAGAACGCCCTCGAAAGACAAGCGTTTTCTTCCGCCAGCGCCCGAGTTAGCAAGCTATTGCGACAAGATAGAAGAAAAAATGAACCAAGCTGCGCATACTATAAGACGCTATGCAGGGTTACAAACTTATTCCCAAGCACTTAAAGAAACAAGGTAACGATTTGGGTGAGCAATATAAAAAACAAAATAGAAATTGCGCGGGCTATTGAGCTTAGAGCCAGACATTTAGGCATTAGCGTAGATATGGCAAAAGACCCGCGTAGCATTAGCGCCGTTGGTCGCTTGTTGCTCAAAGGTAACATATCGCCTTTGGAACATTCAGCAGCAGAGTATTTCTTTAAGTTGCACAATGATTATTTCAGAGCAAAGGGGTATCCAAGCGCTGTTTACCATAATGATGGCATAGGGTCGGCTAGTGAAGAGGAAAGGCTAGATATTCTTAACGCAATTAGCGAGCGCTATAAACAAACAATGTACGCGTTAGAGGACGTTAGTAAAAATGCCCCGTTGGCGATTAAAGCTATGCAGATAATCGTAATTGATAATAACGATAGCGACGATTTAATAGGACCGCTACGTATAGCGCTAGGGCATTTATACGAACATTTTAATAAAGGAAAAAGCAATGCTTAGTGTAGTTATTTTAATACTCTTAATAATTTCAATAGGAATAGATATTGCGGTCTTGGCAGAGTATGGCAGCGCTATTAGGGAGCTGATCAAGCAAAACAAAGATAAAATAGACCATTTGGAATGCGTGTCCGAAAAGTCGTTGATTATGGCTCATTCTATAGCTAGAAAGCAAGGCCTTAGCATGCACTTTATAGTCAACGCATTAATCACTCATATGGCGCAGGAAAAAGAAATACCTTTTAATGCTTTTAAATATTACAAAAGCCGGCTTGAACCAGCAGATATAGAAAAAATGCTTGAGGAAAATTCATAATGGCAGGGAATTTAAACAAGGTTTCGTTGATTGGCAATGTTGGCCAAGATATAAAGATAAAGCAAAATAACACTGGTGAGAAAATAGCCATTTTTAGCTTAGCTACCACAGAAAAGTGGAAGGACAAGCAAGGCGAGGTGCAATCACGCACGCAGTGGCATAAAATTGTCGTATTTAATAATGCTCTAGCGAAGTTTGTAGAGAATTATGTAAAAAAGGGCTCAAAACTTTATGTAGAAGGGCAATTACAAACACGTAAATGGCAGGACAATGATGGCGTTGATCGGTATGTGACTGAAGTTGTACTGCAGAAATATCATGGCGAGATACAATTGCTCGACAGCAAGCCTCGCCAAGAAGAGCGCAAAACGCCGAAAAGCTATGAGCATGAAGGTAATGCACGAGGTTATACTGCGCCTTTTTAAATTAGTCTCTCAACGTTGCAGACTCCAGCCCAAGAGAGTTATTATGAAGTTTATCTTCCCATCTTTATCCTCATTCTTATTCTAGCAATTATCTTTTTATTAAGATTCTTCCATGCTGATGTTACCAACTTACACTTTTGGGGTAACGTCTTATATGGTTGGTATGCAATTACCACTTGTGGTCTTATTATAGCTGCCGCAGTTTCCGCTAATGATAGTAGCAATGACGCTGAAAGTGTTAGATTCGCTGCTGTTATTATGAGCATTATCTTAGCTATTTGGACTTATGCTAAGTTCTTCTCAGTATTTATACATACACAGGGAGGACTTATGTTAGAATTTTTAGAAGCTTTACTTTGGCCGTTATGGCCTGAAAAGAAAGAATACCCTAAGCCTATTGAAGTTCCTTCTGGCTGCATTGTGCTTACTAGTCCGTATTTAGATATACATAATGATTATATACAGCTCTATCTTACAAAAAAGAATGATAGTTATTTTCTAACTGATGATGGTGCGACTATTTTGAAGCCTATATGAAGGAAAGGAAATGAACAATCGTTATAAAAAGTTTGCAGATTTACGATGAAGAAACAAAAATGCCACCAAGGATTTCTTTGGTATTATGGTATC encodes the following:
- a CDS encoding helix-turn-helix transcriptional regulator, translating into MLTLKKLRLINNLTQVQLAKLVEASYGQIRKLEAGKRKLTKEWAERIAPHLGVTAQELLFPSDLVECSTKKVLRKNTSSVPILLQLSNKEWIENFGDIWEIKKNTLSSFDSKYDKKLFAVKLLFALQKDLAKPSDLAMCMPITEGDIADLSNNDIVLTKLPLPNTSLVKCSFYRLHLKASSHELELHNCFVNAESEKIILDVNKTKDIVIVAKVCYFVRLPQ
- a CDS encoding helix-turn-helix transcriptional regulator, which produces MFKLKRLRLLNNLTQGQLAKLACTTQGQINRLELGSRKLTKEWAERIAPHLGVTAQELLFPDDSANYSKKNILGQNTSGVPILLQLSNKEWIENLGDIEELANSNLNSFDLKSDKKLFAVRLLLDLQNGLARLNELAICVPIAQGDISELANNDIILIKTALPSTNLAKYSLYWLYLKAGSTEIELQNCFINAEEDKIKLDVTDMQNITIKAKVCYFVRLPQ
- a CDS encoding helix-turn-helix transcriptional regulator — its product is MTYKFQYCNIDGMNKLQHYIKTQCMSQSKLATAIGLKQSAISKYIRGERFPSRNIILKIEKATDGYVRPSDWYVDNTEQPSKDDIVAQKGERKVNDD
- the ssb gene encoding single-stranded DNA-binding protein; the encoded protein is MAGNLNKVSLIGNVGQDIKIKQNNTGEKIAIFSLATTEKWKDKQGEVQSRTQWHKIVVFNNALAKFVENYVKKGSKLYVEGQLQTRKWQDNDGVDRYVTEVVLQKYHGEIQLLDSKPRQEERKTPKSYEHEGNARGYTAPF
- a CDS encoding DUF1828 domain-containing protein, producing the protein MQTPAQESYYEVYLPIFILILILAIIFLLRFFHADVTNLHFWGNVLYGWYAITTCGLIIAAAVSANDSSNDAESVRFAAVIMSIILAIWTYAKFFSVFIHTQGGLMLEFLEALLWPLWPEKKEYPKPIEVPSGCIVLTSPYLDIHNDYIQLYLTKKNDSYFLTDDGATILKPI